In Mercenaria mercenaria strain notata chromosome 15, MADL_Memer_1, whole genome shotgun sequence, a single genomic region encodes these proteins:
- the LOC128548762 gene encoding cyclic AMP-inducible protein BP74-like, whose protein sequence is MSDVLQDMMSHVLQDIMSDVLQIIMSGVLQDIMYDVLRVKMSSVLQDMMSDVLKDMVSDVLQVIMSDVLKDMVSSVFQDIMSGALQDIMSDVLKDMMYDVLQDIMYYILQVIMSGVLQDMMSDVLRVKMSSVLQDMVSDVLQVIMFDVLKDMVSSVFQDIMSDALQDIMSDVLKDMMYDVLQDIMYYVLQVIMSGVLKDMASSVFQDIMSDALQDIMSDVLKDKVSGVLQDIMSDVLQDIMSDVLKDMISDVLQDVMSDVLKDMISDVLQDIMSYVLQDIISDVFHVIMPDVLQVIMSGVLQDIMSDVLKDIVACVLQDIMSDVLQIIMSDVIKDIMSEVLKDIISDVLQDMMSNVLQVIMSDVLQDMISDTDSPRYDV, encoded by the coding sequence ATGTCTGATGTTCTCCAAGATATGATGTCTCATGTTCTCCAAGATATTATGTCTGATGTTCTCCAAATTATAATGTCTGGTGTTCTTCAAGATATAATGTATGATGTTCTCCGAGTTAAAATGTCCAGTGTTCTCCAAGATATGATGTCTGATGTTCTCAAAGATATGGTGTCTGATGTTCTCCAAGTTATAATGTCTGATGTTCTCAAAGATATGGTGTCTAGTGTTTTCCAAGATATAATGTCTGGTGCTCTCCAAGATATAATGTCTGATGTGCTCAAAGATATGATGTATGATGTTCTCCAAGATATAATGTATTATATTCTGCAAGTTATAATGTCTGGTGTTCTTCAAGATATGATGTCTGATGTTCTCCGAGTTAAAATGTCTAGTGTTCTCCAAGATATGGTGTCTGATGTTCTCCAAGTTATAATGTTTGATGTTCTTAAAGATATGGTGTCTAGTGTTTTCCAAGATATAATGTCTGATGCTCTCCAAGATATAATGTCTGATGTGCTCAAAGATATGATGTATGATGTTCTCCAAGATATAATGTATTATGTTCTGCAAGTTATAATGTCTGGTGTTCTTAAAGATATGGCGTCTAGTGTTTTCCAAGATATAATGTCTGATGCTCTCCAAGATATAATGTCTGATGTTCTCAAAGATAAAGTGTCTGGTGTTCTTCAAGATATAATGTCTGATGTTCTCCAAGATATAATGTCTGATGTGCTCAAGGATATGATATCTGATGTTCTCCAAGATGTAATGTCTGATGTGCTCAAGGATATGATATCTGATGTTCTCCAAGATATAATGTCTTATGTTCTCCAAGATATAATTTCTGATGTTTTCCATGTTATAATGCCTGATGTTCTACAAGTTATAATGTCTGGTGTGCTCCAAGATATAATGTCTGATGTTCTCAAAGATATAGTAGCTTGTGTTCTCCAAGATATAATGTCTGATGTTCTCCAAATTATAATGTCTGATGTGATCAAAGATATAATGTCTGAGGTTCTAAAAGATATAATATCTGATGTTCTCCAAGATATGATGAGTAATGTTCTCCAAGTTATTATGTCTGATGTTCTCCAAGACATGATTTCTGATACAGATTCTCCAAGATATGATGTCTGA